The sequence below is a genomic window from Paenibacillus sp. DCT19.
CCTGAACGCACGATATGGTCTAGAGCCATCATCGTTTCTTCCAGTGGTGTTTCCGGATCATAGCGATGGGAATAAAAGATATCGACATAATCGAGTCCCATCCGTTTCAGACTCTGATTCAGACTAGATACGAGATTTTTGCGGGAGCCCCACTCGCCATAAGGCCCAGGCCACATATAATACCCAGCCTTGGTGGAGATGATAAGCTCGTCTCGATAGGGCTTCAGATCCTGTGCCAGCACCTGTCCAAACAATTGCTCTGCTGAACCTGCCGGAGGTCCGTAATTGTTGGCAAGGTCAAAGTGTGTAATACCTAGATCAAACGAACGCGTAATCATGTTACGTCCATTCTCTGCATTATTAATACCACCGAAATTATGCCAAAGTCCAAGTGAAATAGCCGGCAGTTTCAAGCCGGAACGTCCCACTCGATTATATTTCATTACCTCGTAGCGTGTATCGCTGGCCACGTAGACCATATTGAATCCCTTCTTTCCCCAGATTCCGCTTCTATTCATCCGGCACCATACCGGAGCGTGCGGTTATTTGATTTGCTTTCTAACCTAGAAGCTGATCCACAGTATTCATTACCTCACCGATGGGCTCTGTAATCAGTAAATCAGCCTGACGATCATACGCGGTAGGTGTAGCGTTAAGCAGCACGGTATGCTTGCCTTGAAAGTACGTAATAAGCTGAGCTGCAGGCTGTACGGTAAGCGACGTCCCACCCACCAATAATAAGTCCGCTGTAGAGATCGCATCCACTGAGAGATACAACGTATTCTGATCCAACTCCTCTTCGTACAGCACCACATCCGGCTTGACTACCCCTCCGCAGGAGGTACAGCGGGGAACGATATCTTGAGAACGAATGATATCATCCAGCGAGTAGAAACGTTTACAATCCATACACGCATTACGATGAACAGAACCATGCAATTCAAGCACATTCTTGCTACCAGCCTTCTGATGTAAACCGTCGATATTTTGCGTGATAACCGCTTGTAGACGCCCTTCACTCTCCAAGCGTGCAAGCAATCGATGGCAGCCATTTGGCTCGGCATCTGGATGGAGCATCTTCCCCCGATAAAAATCATAGAAGATGTCCGCGTGCTGATCAAAAAAATGACGACTCAGCAGTTCCTCCGGTGGATAAGGGGAATGCTGCTCCGTTTGATACAGGCCTGCGGCAGAACGAAAGTCGGGAATTCCGCTTTCTGTTGAAGTCCCTGCCCCGCCGAAAAAAACAATTTTTGTACTCTCCTGAATCCAGGAGGTCAATTGTTCTGTTGCGTTCATCCTCTCTCCCCCTCTACTGAAATGAACCGCCGAACCTTCAATTTTCGTTAGGAAACAAGCTTAGCTCCTCATAAGCTCGGATAATGACATCGGCATCATGTAAATGGTCAGTAGCTTGATTTTGTGGGCAGAATCCAATAACGCAAGATATCCCTGCATTACGTCCCATTTGCATATCCCCGTTACTGTCACCAATCACAATCGCTCGATCAGGACGAATATGTAATTCCTTACAAGCCAGCATAACCGATTCTTGATCTGGCTTGCCTAATGTAACCCGATCAGAGCCAACGATAGATGTAAAAAAGGATCGAATCCCCATCCAATCCAGATGTGTTTCTGCTGCTGCGGTGCTGTCAGAGGTTACTACCGCCATCGGAATGGATGAATCTCTGCATTGCTGCAAAAATGGCAGGAGACCGGCCATAGGCTCTGCAAGCTTATTTTGACGCACCTCTCGCATAGCTACACTTGAGAACTTGCGAATCATCGTGATTGATTCGTTCCATGGGATGCCAGCAGCATACAACTGTCCAGCCAATAATCCATTGCTTTCATCTACTGTAGCAATCGCGAATGGCCCCTGAGGATCGTATCCGATGATCTTGCCTGCACCGTCATGCTTCGTGCCTAACACGTCACCACGATCAACCGTAAACGTGACCCCCCGTACGGTAAGTGCTTCTTCCAATTGACGTAACATGGTCTCTGCCCAAGGCCCCCATAATTGCAGAAACTCCAGCAAAGTTCCATCTTTGTCAAAGAGAATGCCCTCGCAGGGGTACGCTAAATTTTGTACATGAAGCTTGAAGGTCATATGGTATCCTCCCTGTAGCAACAGGCTATCTATTGAATGCCCTGCAGCCAATCCAAAACAGTTTTTACCGTCTGTGTTAACTGCTCTTCTTCGCTGATTCTAGGTTCTCCATCACCGCTCTGGTGACCATAATCACCGAATTGGGAGTGATTTCCTCCTTCGATGGTATAATACACGGTATCCTCAGGCAAGTAAGCCCGCCCACTTTGATATTTCGCCGAATTCACAACCTCATCATTCGTTCCCAGAATAGACAGTGCTGGAATATCCAATGATTTTACGCTACCTTTTTCATCTGGATAAGATGCCAAGAAAAATATACCTTTGAGTGCATCAGGATGAGCAGCTGCATAACGCGCAGCCATTGATCCACCTAGAGAGTGTCCACCCATGACAAATGTTTCGTCAGGATATGCATTCCGAATCTCATCAGCTAGATCTTGCTTGAGTACCGCCAGATTGACAGGCATTTTGGCGATAATCGTATGATGGCCTGCTTCCGCTAATTGATGGGCGAACGGTGCATAACTTTCCGGCTTAACCAATCCACCCGGATAGAAAATAACGCTCACACCTTCAGGCTTATCAGGAGCAAAATCAATCCAATTCTCTTGCTCACTCACCGTGACCTGATCCGCAGTTTCCATAGCGTTTTGAGCCACTTCTTGTGGTCCGTAAGGGGTTAACAATTTATAACCAACATATCCTAAACCAATGACAATGAGCGCCAGAAGAACGAGCAGGAATTTCCATATGCCCCTTTTCTTGCGCCCTGTGTTGTACCGATTCCTATTTCTCAACTTCATTCACCTTTCTTCGCTTCCGCAGGTGCCGCGGCTCGCAAGAATGAGAGCCACAGACGTCCCGGCTCTCATTCCCCGCATATTCATCCTATTCGGCTTTGGCCTTACGATAAGCGTCCATATATTGTTCCGCTTTGCGACGGACATGACTCAAGTCCCCGTTTTTACTGCTTCGGTCGTCAAGTCGGAACCAATTCCTACCGCTACCGCACCACCCTTGATCCAATCACCCAAGTTAGACAAAGAAACCCCACCTGTTGGCATAAAGTTCGCCTGCGGCATTGGGCCTTTCATTGTTTTGATAATTGAAGGATCATACAGATTACCTGGGAATAATTTCACAATATCAACGCCAAGTTCCAAAGCACGCTGAACATCTGCAATCGTCATCACACCTGGCAAAATAGGGATACGATACAAGTTGCAGATCTGAACGGTATCTGGATTCAGAGATGGCCCAACGACGAATTCAGCACCTGACATAATAGCTGCACGCGCTGTTTGGGGTTCTAGAACGGTGCCCGCACCAATAATGGCAAACTTCTCAGGATCCTGTGTATTCCAATGATAGACACGACTTAATTTCTCAATCGCTTTGAGGGCACTGGGAACTGTCATGGTGATCTCAATGACTTTGATCCCACCAGCAATGGCTTGTTCCGCCATCGCGATAACTTGATCGGCAGAATCCGCACGCAGGACGGCAACGACGCCGTTGTCCGTTATTTTTTGCAGTAGCTGAAGCTTCTTCATTTCATTCTCTCCCTTGTCAATGTGATCGTCATTGCAATCCTTACATTTAGAACGAAGATGAGACATTCATGATATCAGCAGCGACTAGCGCTCAACATGAGCTACGTTGTTCAGCTTAGCCTCTACCTGCTCCCACGTCGGGAGTGCTTCCCAGTCCCCCACAGCCTGTATCACCATAGAACCTGTCAGGTTTCCTAGTCGAGTAGCCTCTTGAGGGGAATAACCTTTGATGATGCCTGAC
It includes:
- a CDS encoding NAD-dependent protein deacylase; translated protein: MNATEQLTSWIQESTKIVFFGGAGTSTESGIPDFRSAAGLYQTEQHSPYPPEELLSRHFFDQHADIFYDFYRGKMLHPDAEPNGCHRLLARLESEGRLQAVITQNIDGLHQKAGSKNVLELHGSVHRNACMDCKRFYSLDDIIRSQDIVPRCTSCGGVVKPDVVLYEEELDQNTLYLSVDAISTADLLLVGGTSLTVQPAAQLITYFQGKHTVLLNATPTAYDRQADLLITEPIGEVMNTVDQLLG
- a CDS encoding HAD family hydrolase, translating into MTFKLHVQNLAYPCEGILFDKDGTLLEFLQLWGPWAETMLRQLEEALTVRGVTFTVDRGDVLGTKHDGAGKIIGYDPQGPFAIATVDESNGLLAGQLYAAGIPWNESITMIRKFSSVAMREVRQNKLAEPMAGLLPFLQQCRDSSIPMAVVTSDSTAAAETHLDWMGIRSFFTSIVGSDRVTLGKPDQESVMLACKELHIRPDRAIVIGDSNGDMQMGRNAGISCVIGFCPQNQATDHLHDADVIIRAYEELSLFPNEN
- a CDS encoding alpha/beta fold hydrolase, whose product is MKLRNRNRYNTGRKKRGIWKFLLVLLALIVIGLGYVGYKLLTPYGPQEVAQNAMETADQVTVSEQENWIDFAPDKPEGVSVIFYPGGLVKPESYAPFAHQLAEAGHHTIIAKMPVNLAVLKQDLADEIRNAYPDETFVMGGHSLGGSMAARYAAAHPDALKGIFFLASYPDEKGSVKSLDIPALSILGTNDEVVNSAKYQSGRAYLPEDTVYYTIEGGNHSQFGDYGHQSGDGEPRISEEEQLTQTVKTVLDWLQGIQ